Within the Senegalia massiliensis genome, the region ATGAAAATAAGTGATATAAGTCAAAAAATGGGACTTTCAAATAGTACAGTTTCAGGAATAGTAGATAGGATGGAAAAACAAGGATATATTGAAAGAATCAGAAGTAAAGAGGATAGAAGAGTTGTTCATGTAAAGATAACTCCTTCTTTTAAAAAGAAATCTAAAAATCATTTTTCTAAAGTTGAAAATAAAATAGATGATATTATAAAAAATGGTACAAAAGAAGAAATTGAAAAAATATATGAAGGACTTGAAACCTTAAAAAAAGTATTAGATAGAAATGAAAAAAAGTAAGGGGTTGAAATATAATGACTAAATTAGCTAAATATCTTAAACCATTTAAGGTTTTAATTATATTTGCGGTTATTTTCTTATTTATTCAAGCTATGGCAGAACTTTCACTTCCTGACTATATGGCAGATATAGTTAATAAAGGTATCCAACAAGGTGGTATTACAGAAGCTACTCCAGAAGCTATGAGAAAAAGTTTGATGGATAAAATAAAAATATTTATGAATGAAGAGGAAAAGAAAGAAGTATCAAATAATTATATTTTTATTGATGAAAATAGTGAAAGTTATGATGATTACTTGGAAAAACATCCAAATTTAGCTGAGTCACCTATATATGTATTGAAAGATATAGATGATGAAAAAATTGAATACTTAAATAGTATTATAGGTAGAGCACTTGTAACTATATCAGGTATAGAACAAATTCAAAATAATGCTAAAGATGGAGTGATAGAATTTAATGGTACAGAGATACCAGCTGATACTGATATATATGGTATAATTGAAAACTTACCGATTAACCAAAGGCAAGAAATAGATAAACAAATGAATGAAAGAATAGATGCATTAGGTGAAGATATGTTAATACAATCTGCAGTAGGAGCAGTTAAAGCTGAGTATTCAGCTCTTGGTATGGATGTAGATGAAATACAAACTAATTATATTTTAAAAGCAGGATTAAAGATGTTATTAGTAGCTTTAATAAGTGCTATTAGTATTGTAATAGTTGGATTTTTAGCTTCAAAAACTGCAGCAGGCATGGCTCGTAACTTACGATATGATGTTTTTAATCATGTAGAAAGATTTTCTATAAAAGAATTAGATAAATTTTCTTCAGCATCCCTTATTACAAGAACTACTAATGATATAACTCAAATACAAAATTTAATTGTAATAATGATAAGAATGGTATTTTTTGCTCCAATCATGGGAGTTGGTGGAGTAATAAAGGCTATAGGTAAAAGTGCTTCTATGTCTTGGATTATAGGGGTAGCTGTAATAGCTCTATTAGGTTTAATTTCTATTTTAATTATAGTAGTAATGCCTAAATTTAAGGTAGTACAAAAACTTATTGATAAACTCAATTTAGTTACACGTGAGAATTTATCAGGTATGATGGTTATAAGAGCATTTAGTAATCAGCAATTTGAAGAAAATAGATTTGATGAGGCAAATAAAAATCTTACAGATACAAATCTCTTTATTAATAGAGTAATGGCATTAATGTATCCTGCAATGATGCTTATAATGAACGGAGTCACTATACTTATAGTATGGGTAGGAGCTCATAGGATTGCTGATGCTAATATGCAAGTTGGAGATATGATGGCTTATATGCAATATGCAATGCAGATTATTTTTGCATTTTTAATGATGTCTATGATGTTTATACTTATTCCAAGAGCTTCTGTTTCAGCTAATCGTATAGTAGAAGTGTTACAAACTGAGCTAGAAATAAAAGATCCTGAAAATCCTAAAGAATTTGATAATTCCTTAAAAGGAGTAGTAGAATTTAAAAATGTATCTTTTAGATATGATGGAGCAGAAGAAGATATGTTAAAAAACATAGACTTTAAAGCATTACCAGGTGAAACTACAGCTATTATTGGCTCTACTGGTTCTGGTAAAACTACTCTTTTAAATTTAATACCAAGATTTCAAGATGTAACAAGTGGTGAAATACTTGTAGATGGTGTAGATATAAGAAAAGTATCTCAGCATGATTTAAGGGAAAAAATAGGGTATGTTCCTCAAAAAAGCATATTATTTAGTGGAACAATTGAATCAAATTTAAAATATGGAGACGAAGATGCTGAAAAAGAAGATTTAATAAAAGCAGCAGAAATTTCTCAATCAATGGAATTCATTAAAGAAAAAGAAGAAGAATTTAGATCACCAATTTCTCAAGGTGGTTCTAATGTATCTGGCGGACAAAAACAGAGACTTTCTATAGCACGAGCTCTCATGAAAAAACCTGAAATATTTTTATTTGATGATAGTTTTTCAGCACTTGATTTCAGAACAGATTCTGCTCTTAGAAAGGCACTTAATAAAAGGATAGAAAAAAGTACTATTATAATAGTAGCACAAAGAGTTGCAAGTATAATGAATGCAGAACAAATAATAGTACTTGATGAAGGAGAAATTGTAGGAAAAGGAACACATAAGGAATTACTTGAAAACTGTAAGCCTTATAGAGAAATAGCTGAATCCCAGCTTTCAAAGGAGGAATTAGCATGAGAGAAAAGAAACCAAAACGTCAAGGACCTATGAAAGGTGGTCCTCATGGAATGATGAAAGGTGGAGAAAAGGCAAAAGATTTTAAAGGAACTATGAAAAAATTATTGAATTATTTAAGTGTATATAAAGTCTCAATTATAATAGTAATTTTATTTGCTATAGCAAGTACTATATTTTTAATAGTAGGACCTAAAATACTTGGACGTATTACTACAAAACTTTTTGAAGGAATAGTGTCAAAAATTGCAGGTACTGGGAGTATAGACTTTATTTATATTAGAAACACCCTTTTAATTCTTTTAGGGCTATATGTAATAAGTTCATTATTCCGTTATGTTCAAAACTATGTAATGTCTGGAGTATCTATGAAGGTCAGTTATAAACTTAGGAAAGATATATCAGAAAAAATAAATCTTATACCACTTAAGTACTTTGACACTACAAGTAAAGGTGAAATATTATCTAGAGTTACTAATGATGTAGATACTTTAAGTCAGACACTTAATCAAAGTTTAACTCAAATAATTACTTCAGTTACTACTATAATAGGTGTACTCGTTATGATGATTAGTATAAGCTGGAGGATGACTTTAGCATCACTTATTACTATACCTATTTCTCTGATTCTTATAATGTCTATAGTAAAGAAATCTCAAAAATTTTTCAAACAACAACAAGATTATTTAGGGAATGTGAATGGTCATGTAGAAGAGATGTATAGTGGGCATATTGTAGTAAAAGCATTTAATGGCGAAGAAAAGAGTATTAATGAATTTAATAAAAGAAATAAAAAACTTTATGGAGCTGCATGGAAATCACAATTTTTAACTAGTATTATGATGCCACTTATGAATTTTGTAGGAAATATTGGATATGTAGTAGTAAGTATATTAGGTGGTTATCTAGCAGCTAAAAGAACTATAGAAGTTGGAGATATTCAAGCATTTATACAGTATGTAAGGCAATTTACACAACCTATTTCTCAAGTAGCAAATATTTCAAATATACTTCAACAAACTGCAGCTTCTGCAGAGAGAGTATTTGAATTTTTAGAAGAAGATGAGGAAATAAAAGAAACTACAAACCCTATTAAACTAAAAAAAGTAGATGGAAGAGTTACTTTTAATCATGTTAATTTTGGATACAATAAAGAAGAAACAATTATTAATGATTTTTCAGCTGATATAAAACCGGGACAAAAAATAGCTTTAGTAGGGCCTACTGGTGCTGGTAAAACTACAATAGTAAAGCTTCTTATGAGATTTTATGATGTAGATGAAGGTGAAATATTAATTGATGGTCATAATATAAA harbors:
- a CDS encoding ABC transporter ATP-binding protein, whose protein sequence is MREKKPKRQGPMKGGPHGMMKGGEKAKDFKGTMKKLLNYLSVYKVSIIIVILFAIASTIFLIVGPKILGRITTKLFEGIVSKIAGTGSIDFIYIRNTLLILLGLYVISSLFRYVQNYVMSGVSMKVSYKLRKDISEKINLIPLKYFDTTSKGEILSRVTNDVDTLSQTLNQSLTQIITSVTTIIGVLVMMISISWRMTLASLITIPISLILIMSIVKKSQKFFKQQQDYLGNVNGHVEEMYSGHIVVKAFNGEEKSINEFNKRNKKLYGAAWKSQFLTSIMMPLMNFVGNIGYVVVSILGGYLAAKRTIEVGDIQAFIQYVRQFTQPISQVANISNILQQTAASAERVFEFLEEDEEIKETTNPIKLKKVDGRVTFNHVNFGYNKEETIINDFSADIKPGQKIALVGPTGAGKTTIVKLLMRFYDVDEGEILIDGHNIKDFTRSDLRRKFGMVLQDTWLYNGSIMENIRYGRLEATDEEVIAAAKAAHVDSFVHHLPNGYDMVLNEEATNVSSGQKQLITIARAILKDPRILILDEATSSIDTRTEIQIQKAMDNLMKDRTSFIIAHRLSTIRDADLILVMNHGDIIEQGNHDELLKKNGFYSELYNSQFKRDEVS
- a CDS encoding MarR family winged helix-turn-helix transcriptional regulator: MKNNGISIVKLLKNVMDTMKRNIEDEFKEMNLTGPQGMLIGILSKYEEMKISDISQKMGLSNSTVSGIVDRMEKQGYIERIRSKEDRRVVHVKITPSFKKKSKNHFSKVENKIDDIIKNGTKEEIEKIYEGLETLKKVLDRNEKK
- a CDS encoding ABC transporter ATP-binding protein; this encodes MTKLAKYLKPFKVLIIFAVIFLFIQAMAELSLPDYMADIVNKGIQQGGITEATPEAMRKSLMDKIKIFMNEEEKKEVSNNYIFIDENSESYDDYLEKHPNLAESPIYVLKDIDDEKIEYLNSIIGRALVTISGIEQIQNNAKDGVIEFNGTEIPADTDIYGIIENLPINQRQEIDKQMNERIDALGEDMLIQSAVGAVKAEYSALGMDVDEIQTNYILKAGLKMLLVALISAISIVIVGFLASKTAAGMARNLRYDVFNHVERFSIKELDKFSSASLITRTTNDITQIQNLIVIMIRMVFFAPIMGVGGVIKAIGKSASMSWIIGVAVIALLGLISILIIVVMPKFKVVQKLIDKLNLVTRENLSGMMVIRAFSNQQFEENRFDEANKNLTDTNLFINRVMALMYPAMMLIMNGVTILIVWVGAHRIADANMQVGDMMAYMQYAMQIIFAFLMMSMMFILIPRASVSANRIVEVLQTELEIKDPENPKEFDNSLKGVVEFKNVSFRYDGAEEDMLKNIDFKALPGETTAIIGSTGSGKTTLLNLIPRFQDVTSGEILVDGVDIRKVSQHDLREKIGYVPQKSILFSGTIESNLKYGDEDAEKEDLIKAAEISQSMEFIKEKEEEFRSPISQGGSNVSGGQKQRLSIARALMKKPEIFLFDDSFSALDFRTDSALRKALNKRIEKSTIIIVAQRVASIMNAEQIIVLDEGEIVGKGTHKELLENCKPYREIAESQLSKEELA